The genomic stretch TCCCTTTTTCAGGATGATGATTTTCGTAAACTCCGGGATAATTTCCTCGACATGGTGGGTGACGAACAGGATGGACATCCCCGGATGGCTCGCCCCGATATCGGAGAGCGCCTTCAGGAGCATCTCGCGCCCGGCGATATCCAGCCCCGCGCAGGGTTCGTCGAGCACGAGGAGTTTCGGCGACGGCATGAGGCTCCGGGCGATCAGCACCCGCGCTTTCTCGCCGTCGGAAAGAGTCGAGTACGTCCGTTCCTCCAACCCCGCGCATCCGGTGAGCGCGATCAGTTCTTCCGCGCGGCATTTGTCCTCCGGCGAATATTCGTCGAATAGCCCGACGGTCGCGAATTTCCCGCCGATAATCAGGCTCATCACATCGGCGTCCGCCCTGATCAGGTTCTTCACTGTCTGCCCGAAATACCCGGTGAGCTTCCGCATCTCGCGGGTATCGATCGATCCGGCGGGAGCCCCGAACCATGTCACATGCCCCGAGCTCGGCCAGAGGTATCCTTCTATAATCTGTAGCGTCAGCGATTTTCCGCTGCCGTTGTGGCCGTAAAGTATCCACCGGTCGCCCCCGCCGATAGTCCAGTCGATGTTATGAAGCAGGGTATTGCCGTCCCGGACGAGAGTTACGTCCCGCAGTTCTATCATTGCGCAGTCCGGCAGATCTGCGATTGGATGCGTTCCGCGAGCGAGGTATACTGCTTCGCGGCTTCGCCGTCGGGATCCCCGATCACCGCCGGGGCTCCGTTATCTCCGCCGATCGCCACCGACGGATCGAGGGGTAGTCTCGCGAGTATGGGCACGCCCGATGATTCGAGGGCCTTCAGCTCCGGGGATTCGGGATAGAGCGGGGACGGTTTCCCGCAATGGGGGCAGACGAAATCCGCCATATTCAGGACCATCCCGAGAATGGGGATGTCCAACTGGCGGAACATCGAAACGCTCCGGCGGGTCTCGTCGAGCGCGACCGATTGCGGCGTGGTGACAAACAGCGCCCCGGATGTGGGGATATTCTGCGCGAAGGTCAGCGGGATATCTCCGGTGCCCGGGGGAAGGTCGACTACGAGGTAATCGACGTCCGACCACGCGGTATCCTCGAATAACTGCTTAACCGCCGAATTAGCGAGCGGGGCGCGCCAGATCAGAGGACGGTCGGCGTCTCCCGCGAGAAAACCCATCGACATTACCTGGATGCCGTACTTCACGGGGGGAACCAGTTTATTGCCGAATACCGACGGAGTACCGGATATACCCAGCATACGCGGGATACTCGGCCCGTAGATATCGAGGTCGAGGAGGGCGGTTTTCACGCCGCGTTTCGCGAGCGCCGCGGCGAGATTGACCGCGACAGTGGATTTCCCGACCCCGCCCTTCGAGCTGTACACCGGGATAATGCCGCGTATTTCGTCGAACGCGTCGGGGGATATGAACGAATTCGGCGCGGTTTGCGCCGCGATACTCCTGCTGGTCAGCCGGACTTCTATTTCAGATGCGCCGAGCTTCAGTAATACCGCCTCGGCGTTTTTCTTCATCACGTCTTTCAACGGGCATCCGGCGGTGGTGAGTTCGAGATCGAAATCCACCTTTTCCCCGTCGACCTTCAGGTTCTTCACCATTCCCAGTTCGACAATATTCCGTCCGAGTTCGGGATCCATGACGCGCGAGAGCGTGTCCAATACTTCTTTTTCCGTCATAGTAACAATTCCTTAGGGGATTTTTGTTAAATATATTGAGAGAATCTGTTTTCGTCAAATAACACGGAAAATCGTTGTTTTTCCCTGTGGAATGTTTTATAATACGGTCGGCGATGGAGGAAAAAATGGAAAAAAAGTTATACCGTTCGAAAACCACCCGCGTTATCAGCGGGGTCTGCGGGGGATTGGCGGAATACCTGAATATGCCGGTTGCAATGACCCGCGCGATATTTATCGTGATACTGATCTTTTCCGGCGGTATGGGGCTTTTCCTCTACCTATTTATGTCCATTTTTGTCCCGGAAGAGCCGTCGGGATTCGGCCGCACCGTAGAAACTCCCGAGAAACAAAGCCCCGAATTTACCGAGTGCGCATTCAAAGCGCCGAAACCGCC from Brevinematales bacterium encodes the following:
- a CDS encoding ATP-binding cassette domain-containing protein — encoded protein: MIELRDVTLVRDGNTLLHNIDWTIGGGDRWILYGHNGSGKSLTLQIIEGYLWPSSGHVTWFGAPAGSIDTREMRKLTGYFGQTVKNLIRADADVMSLIIGGKFATVGLFDEYSPEDKCRAEELIALTGCAGLEERTYSTLSDGEKARVLIARSLMPSPKLLVLDEPCAGLDIAGREMLLKALSDIGASHPGMSILFVTHHVEEIIPEFTKIIILKKGRVFRQGSTHEILSADVLSEALGIPLELGKENNRYWCKLKSGTA
- a CDS encoding Mrp/NBP35 family ATP-binding protein; protein product: MTEKEVLDTLSRVMDPELGRNIVELGMVKNLKVDGEKVDFDLELTTAGCPLKDVMKKNAEAVLLKLGASEIEVRLTSRSIAAQTAPNSFISPDAFDEIRGIIPVYSSKGGVGKSTVAVNLAAALAKRGVKTALLDLDIYGPSIPRMLGISGTPSVFGNKLVPPVKYGIQVMSMGFLAGDADRPLIWRAPLANSAVKQLFEDTAWSDVDYLVVDLPPGTGDIPLTFAQNIPTSGALFVTTPQSVALDETRRSVSMFRQLDIPILGMVLNMADFVCPHCGKPSPLYPESPELKALESSGVPILARLPLDPSVAIGGDNGAPAVIGDPDGEAAKQYTSLAERIQSQICRTAQ